In Pseudomonas nunensis, a single window of DNA contains:
- a CDS encoding YbhB/YbcL family Raf kinase inhibitor-like protein yields MTRLTSLNPWLAAVAVALCVQLPVQAQERFTLNIPGVTDDRLFTSAAASDAPNCGGHNQSPALNWNAGPAGTLSYAIVMHDPDGAKGQGVDHWVHYGIKATTHQIPAGVGAKSALEGVGGTNVKGTTTYVGPCPPVGDSAHHYIIQIYALDLAPDALPAGLTRAQLLEKIKDHVLRNSSVVRRYHR; encoded by the coding sequence ATGACCCGATTGACCTCTCTGAACCCTTGGCTGGCGGCCGTTGCAGTCGCCCTTTGCGTGCAATTGCCCGTGCAGGCCCAGGAGCGTTTCACCCTTAATATCCCCGGTGTCACGGATGATCGACTGTTTACTTCGGCGGCTGCCAGCGATGCGCCCAATTGCGGCGGACACAACCAGTCCCCAGCCCTGAACTGGAACGCCGGCCCGGCAGGCACCCTCAGCTACGCCATCGTCATGCATGACCCCGACGGCGCGAAAGGCCAGGGCGTCGATCACTGGGTGCATTACGGCATCAAGGCAACCACCCACCAGATCCCGGCGGGTGTCGGTGCAAAATCCGCCCTCGAAGGCGTCGGCGGCACCAACGTCAAAGGCACCACGACTTATGTCGGTCCTTGCCCACCAGTCGGCGACAGCGCGCACCACTACATCATCCAGATTTACGCCCTGGACCTGGCACCGGACGCCTTGCCGGCCGGCCTGACCCGCGCGCAATTGCTGGAAAAGATCAAAGATCACGTGCTGCGCAACAGCAGCGTGGTGCGGCGTTATCACCGCTGA